One Phaseolus vulgaris cultivar G19833 chromosome 2, P. vulgaris v2.0, whole genome shotgun sequence DNA window includes the following coding sequences:
- the LOC137811164 gene encoding putative disease resistance protein RGA4, whose amino-acid sequence MRALKLSYSNLELSLRRCFSFCAIFPKDFEIVKEEVIHLWMANGFIKSEGNVEVEDVGNKVWKKLDRRSFFQEAQSDEIGMIGSCKMYDLFHDLAQSIMGEECMIIEKGRLTQLSTRVHHLHVLSSNISVDMAAFKKVESLRTFLDFGNTGLVPSTRCLRALCISYFVLSPRNDLAHLRYLSVRWSSKACLLNSICQLPKLQILKLENMSQLRLPKELTQLQDLRHIVINKCESISEMPPNIGKLRHLRTLSTYIVGSKAGCELTELHSLKLGGTLRIEGLENVPNEWDAKQANLIGKKDLNILHLSWGGSANSEGSNVNVERVLGALQPPSTLKSFVMKGYKGRQLSSWMRNGAVLRDLVEVKLLDCDNCEELPPLGKLPQLKRLDVRGMKNVKWIDGESYEAVEEKAFPSLEELRVENLPTLERLLRDEGIEMVPRLSQLRIDGVMNLKVPHLPSAEKLYARRIDAATSFIEGVGENMGCLKTLDIRVIKGVMVLPYHLKVEYLQV is encoded by the coding sequence ATGCGTGCTTTGAAACTGAGCTATTCTAATTTGGAGTTGTCTCTGAGGAGATGCTTTTCTTTTTGTGCAATTTTCCCCAAAGATTTTGAAATAGTCAAGGAAGAAGTAATTCATCTTTGGATGGCTAATGGATTTATTAAATCTGAAGGAAACGTAGAAGTGGAGGATGTTGGAAATAAAGTGTGGAAAAAATTAGACCGTAGATCATTTTTTCAAGAAGCACAGTCTGATGAGATTGGTATGATTGGAAGTTGCAAGATGTATGATCTATTTCATGATCTTGCCCAGTCTATTATGGGTGAAGAATGTATGATTATTGAGAAAGGAAGGTTGACTCAATTGTCAACTAGAGTTCACCATTTGCACGTGTTAAGTTCTAATATCTCTGTAGATATGGCTGCATTCAAGAAAGTTGAGTCCCTCCGGacttttcttgattttggtaATACTGGCCTGGTGCCATCAACCCGTTGTCTCCGAGCATTATGCATTAGTTATTTTGTGTTGTCTCCACGGAATGATTTAGCACATTTGAGATACTTGAGTGTGCGTTGGAGTTCGAAGGCATGCTTGCTTAATTCAATTTGTCAGTTGCCAAAATTGCAAATATTGAAACTAGAAAATATGAGCCAACTTAGGTTGCCCAAAGAATTAACCCAATTACAGGATCTAAGACATATTGTGATTAATAAGTGTGAGTCAATATCAGAGATGCCTCCGAATAttggcaagttgaggcatctaAGAACACTGAGCACTTACATTGTGGGTTCAAAGGCAGGGTGTGAGTTAACAGAGTTGCATAGCTTAAAGTTGGGAGGCACGCTGAGAATCGAAGGCCTTGAGAACGTCCCGAATGAATGGGATGCTAAACAAGCAAATTTAATTGGTAAGAAGGACTTGAATATCCTACACTTGTCATGGGGTGGTAGTGCTAATTCAGAAGGTAGTAATGTTAACGTTGAGAGAGTACTGGGAGCCCTGCAACCTCCCTCAACTCTGAAGAGTTTCGTGATGAAAGGGTATAAGGGAAGACAGTTATCGAGTTGGATGAGAAATGGTGCAGTTCTGAGAGACTTGGTGGAAGTTAAACTCTTGGATTGTGACAACTGTGAGGAGCTTCCTCCACTTGGTAAACTACCACAGTTGAAAAGGCTAGACGTGCGTGGAATGAAAAATGTGAAGTGGATAGATGGTGAGTCGTATGAAGCTGTGGAAGAGAAGGCATTTCCATCGTTGGAGGAATTGAGGGTGGAGAATTTACCAACTTTGGAGAGGTTGTTGAGAGATGAAGGAATAGAGATGGTCCCTCGTCTCTCCCAATTAAGAATTGATGGTGTGATGAACCTTAAAGTCCCACATCTTCCTTCTGCTGAGAAGCTATATGCTAGGAGAATTGACGCAGCGACTTCCTTCATTGAAGGGGTTGGGGAGAATATGGGGTGTCTAAAGACCCTGGATATTAGGGTGATTAAAGGAGTCATGGTACTACCTTACCACTTAAAAGTTGAGTATTTACAAGTGTGa